ttccatccatcatccaccccctttaGTAATCATTAAGCCGCTCGCTACACAACTTTCCCTTTCCtacttccccctcctccttctcatcctcaatcCTAATCGTGACGATCGCCACCGACGAACCCGAAAACCacatctccctcgtcctctcccaatccctctgatcaggcgtcaccaccctcttgCCCTTTTCCATTGTCGAGCCGTCATCCCTCTAAGAACTCCCATTGACCCTCGGCAGCGGGGGCAGCGCCTTATCCAAACTATCCCTACTGATCTGGTTCTTCACATGCCCCTGATCCAACCGGCTCTTTTGGCTCCCCGACACGCTCCTCAACCCGCCACCTTGACCATACCCGCTATCCACGCTGTCTGGCTTCATCATGATGTGATGCGAGACGCCGCCATAGCCATGGCCTGTTTTGGGCGGCGTCGGTGGCGGTCTCCCTGAATCGCTGCCCCTACTCCTACCACCCATCAAATGGCTGGTAAAGGTCCCTGTGCGGAAATCATCACCGTCCTTTGCGGGGGTGGGCGGTCGGTGGTCGTCTTCTTGACTGAGACGACTCGTGTGTGATTTCTGACTGCGGCGGGACTTGGTTGACTGGCTTTCAGCCGCTTCCTCTACCACCGGCAGAACTGCTGTGTCTCGACGGTCACCAAGCGGCGGGGACTGATGTTTCCCGCTGCTGGAACCAGGGTTATTGGACGGAGAGGCGGTAGTTCGGAGAGTGCGATCAGGTATGTTCTCCTCGCTCGGGCCGCGATGCTCGCTTCTCCTTGCTTGCTCCTCAGCCTTTTGCATCGTGAGCTCAACCTCGGGTAATTTCATGCCCGACGACGAGGCTCCCGGTGGCGCTGGAGGGAGGTAGCTTGGTACTGGAGGAGCTGCATTCGACGAGCGGCCCCGGAGACTACTCCAGCTGCCTACCCGTTGTCGTTCCTCCGAggcggcagcagctgctTGAGCCGCGTCTctttcttgagcttctcgcaaagcctcctcctgtGACATTGTTACGCCGTTGATAAAGTTGATGAATCTCTCGCCGTACTCGTGTGGCGGGAGGGCCGAGATCTGCGTGCGATCGCTCGACAGGCCCTTCCAAAAGTGCTCGATCTTTTTGATCATGCCGTACTGTAGTCATGTTAGCATACCCCCTCCTTCAGTCTGACGAGAAACTTACGTGAGTGAGACAATCAATCACCCCCAGGTAGTAAATCTCATCCCCCGGTGCATTATCCTCATGCGTCGCCCTGAatcctccatcatcctgGTTAAACACAAAGCCGGACTTCTGCCCGTCCTCAAGCTCATCCGGCATCCGGCTACTAGTTTCGCCCATGGGCACTGGCTTCTCCGTCTGGATCATCTGCCTCAGCTCTCTCGCCTTCCGCTGGTTCTCCAGCTTTGACGGCGTCCTCATCAGAACCGAGTGAGGGTTCTCATCCTCCGGAACGCCATTGCCCCCGGGGTTGAACACCCGCAACGTCTTATCCCGTAAGTTTTCCTCGTTCCCCCTCTGAAGATCGTGGATGCCTATCAGCAGCGAGTAATCCATGATGTGCAGCTTCTGCAACAACCGCACATCCTTCTGCAGTTGCTCCAAGAAcatcttctttttctgaaTCCCCAGCTCAAGATGTCTCTTCCGGCGCAGCCAGTTCAGATCCTTCAGCGTTGCCCTCGGGTTGttcgccagctcctcctccctgtAGTCTCGCCCAATCGTCGAGCCCTTCAAGTCGAAAGTCTGGTGGATGTCCCGGTGTGGCGGGAACAGGTTGTTCATGACGACAAAGTGGATCTTTTTGCCGTAGGGCATCTTGACCCGGTGAAGACCGTAAAACTGCGAAAGCAgagtgttggggttgttggtgacatGCTGGTAGTAATCCTTCAAGATCTTCCTGAGAAACTTGTGCTCGGCGTGGTGGATCGTCTTGATGATGTACTTGTAGTCCCGCGAAAAGTAGAAAAAACTTCCACTCTTGCCCGGCGACCCAAGCTCTGACAAGATGTACTTACCCGTCAAGGACATGAGATAGTCGGCGGGATCGAGGCGGAACAGTGCTCGCAGGTGGCGGAAGACCCACGGAGCATAGTCCTTGAACTTGAAGTCGTACTTGGCCGACGGCACCAGTTCATTTCCGGCACTTTCTGAATGTTAGCTTAGCTTTCTGGAGTTGCCGATCGTTCCACTCACATATCGAAAGTAGACTTCTGCTTGACGTCGAAGTCGGCGTCCGTCAGCTGCCGGTCAAGTTTCGCGTTGGTTCTCGACACGGCCACACGGATGCCAGTCAACATATTGTATGCCGTCACCCAGTTCGCGTGCGTCTCATCCACCTTTGTCCCGACCAGCACCctgtcatcatcctcaatttcccttcttcttctcttggtAGCGCGCTTTTGCCTGTACGCTTCGGCCCACCGCATGGCATCTTCATCCGGCATCACCTCATGGTGGGCCTCCGAGTGCAGAGATCTCGTGTTCCTCCTAGCCAAACTCAACGATGCTCTCCTAACTCCGCCGCCAATGGTGGGCGAGAATCTGCCGCTAGCATAACCTTCGGCCCCATCCCGCGATCCGCGCCCTTGTGTTACCTTGGGAACCTCGAGTGTGTGACGGTGCTTGATCCCaggggcaggtggtggtggtggtgctagCGGGCCTGAGGCAATCGGGCCGGGaaatgggggggaggaataTCTGTGTGGCGCCTTTTGGTTTTTCGGTTCCGGGCTTAAAGAATCGGACGTCGCGGTCGAGGCGTTGAGAGGCAAGGTTGCTACCGACGACTCGTTGTTATCCTGAACTGTGCGAATACCCCCTTTACTTATTGGCCGCGCATATGGGTCGGTCTGCGCGGTACCGTTAACGTCGAGTCCTGAACTGACAGATATCCGCGGAAAGGCCTCTTGCGGGCTCGATGTTGTTGAATCATTCCCCCCATTAGCCTTTAGCGTCCTGTCCACCAACACTGTCGAATTGCCATTCGGTATTGGTTTGCGGCTCGTCGAGTCGATCGTGGTGTTGCCCGATCCGTTCGTCAATCCTCCAGCAGGACTGCCATTTGGCAGCGTGTTCATACTTGGGGGAGCCTTTTTCGGATATTCCCCATTCACGTCGTGGTTGAGTCGCGTTCGCGGGTCGGCAGAGGCCTCGGAGGTTTGTGAAGAATTAGACGAGTTGTAGGAGCTCTCGTCGAAGCTCTCGTTGGATGTGTGCGAGTGTGGCTGGCGCGCAACGTGTACATTGAGTTTGCCGGGGTTCGACAGGCCGTACTGGGCGGCTTGATCGAGGTGCACGAGGCCCGAGGATTGGGAGTCGATTGCCGCACTTCCGTCCGGCAGGAAGGAGGGCATCGCGTGTCGGGTCGTGAGATGGGGGTTCTGGCTGTTCCAAGATTCGATTGATATTACGGATGGTCGGCAGTGGCGCACATGCTCTCTCACACTCTCTCGATAACTCGATACAGACACGGGGTGATTGGCAAAGGGAAGGAGGCAGGGGCAGGACAGCGTCAAACAGGAGAACAAGGAAGTGTAGTCGgaattgatgatgatgatgatggatgggttcCGCCGCGTCGGGCTCGATTCGTCGGCTTTGGGATGCGAAATGGAGGGAAGGGCAAAAGCAAGGCCGAGTTGGATTGATTGTGTCGACGGTCGGTTGTGGTTCAGCTGGTC
The sequence above is a segment of the Podospora pseudoanserina strain CBS 124.78 chromosome 5, whole genome shotgun sequence genome. Coding sequences within it:
- the MSS4 gene encoding Phosphatidylinositol-4-phosphate 5-kinase (EggNog:ENOG503NW6Q; COG:T), with product MPSFLPDGSAAIDSQSSGLVHLDQAAQYGLSNPGKLNVHVARQPHSHTSNESFDESSYNSSNSSQTSEASADPRTRLNHDVNGEYPKKAPPSMNTLPNGSPAGGLTNGSGNTTIDSTSRKPIPNGNSTVLVDRTLKANGGNDSTTSSPQEAFPRISVSSGLDVNGTAQTDPYARPISKGGIRTVQDNNESSVATLPLNASTATSDSLSPEPKNQKAPHRYSSPPFPGPIASGPLAPPPPPAPGIKHRHTLEVPKVTQGRGSRDGAEGYASGRFSPTIGGGVRRASLSLARRNTRSLHSEAHHEVMPDEDAMRWAEAYRQKRATKRRRREIEDDDRVLVGTKVDETHANWVTAYNMLTGIRVAVSRTNAKLDRQLTDADFDVKQKSTFDIAGNELVPSAKYDFKFKDYAPWVFRHLRALFRLDPADYLMSLTGKYILSELGSPGKSGSFFYFSRDYKYIIKTIHHAEHKFLRKILKDYYQHVTNNPNTLLSQFYGLHRVKMPYGKKIHFVVMNNLFPPHRDIHQTFDLKGSTIGRDYREEELANNPRATLKDLNWLRRKRHLELGIQKKKMFLEQLQKDVRLLQKLHIMDYSLLIGIHDLQRGNEENLRDKTLRVFNPGGNGVPEDENPHSVLMRTPSKLENQRKARELRQMIQTEKPVPMGETSSRMPDELEDGQKSGFVFNQDDGGFRATHEDNAPGDEIYYLGVIDCLTHYGMIKKIEHFWKGLSSDRTQISALPPHEYGERFINFINGVTMSQEEALREAQERDAAQAAAAASEERQRVGSWSSLRGRSSNAAPPVPSYLPPAPPGASSSGMKLPEVELTMQKAEEQARRSEHRGPSEENIPDRTLRTTASPSNNPGSSSGKHQSPPLGDRRDTAVLPVVEEAAESQSTKSRRSQKSHTSRLSQEDDHRPPTPAKDGDDFRTGTFTSHLMGGRSRGSDSGRPPPTPPKTGHGYGGVSHHIMMKPDSVDSGYGQGGGLRSVSGSQKSRLDQGHVKNQISRDSLDKALPPLPRVNGSS